CCTGCCCCTGGCTGCCGTGGCTCCCGGCGGTCGCAGGGTCGACGATCCACGGTGGGGCGGACCCCGGAAGCCCGGCCGGCGGTCGGCCACCGACCGGCCCACACCATGTCACCTGTCCCTGGGGAGTGGAGGACCTGTGCAGGACGAGCCGTTGCCGCCGCTCGGGCACGCCGACGTCCGCGTCATCGCAGCCACGCCAGACGCCGCGCGCCAGGTCGCGCTTGTGCTGCGCAGCACGTTCGTGAGCACCGAACAGCGCAGCTATCCGGCGGGGCCGGACGGGACCGGTACGAGACTGCACCTCACAGTGGACACCACACGCGCCCCCGAAGCGCCCGGTCCGCTCCCCGACCGTTCGTCCGGCGGCGACCACCCACACCCGGGCGAGGTCTGATCCCGGAGCGAACTGTCCCCGTGCCATGCTGATGATCAGGGACCTGGGGCCGGTCCTCTCCGGCCCGGCGCGGAGTGGGCTGAAAGCACCGAGGGTCTTCCGAACACCGGCTGCGGTGCCCCTGCCGTTCTCGGCGAACGCCGACACCGGGCCTGCCCGAGGCAAGGTCTCAGCTCTGGTCATCGGTCTCTCTGGGAGCCCGCGCCAGGGCGGTACGGCAGCGCAGACACAGCTGACTGACTTCGATGTCTTCGCAGTCAGCATCGGTCATCGGGCGCACCTCTGCGATAGATGACAACAGTCTGTGGCAGAGGGCGGCGCCGTTGGCGTCGGGGACGATGTGCCACAGTACGGCGGTCGCGACTCCGTACTCGGCCCTCAGCGTGGTCATGGCCGTTGACCTGCTTCCCCTCTTTCTTGGCGCACTCCGGCGTGGACGGAGCGGATGAGTCGCTGCTGGGGTTCGCTCAGTCCGCACAGGCCGGTCATGGTGTCACCGGGGATGTCATGGGTGCCGCAGATGGCCAGGGCGCCGTGGATCGGCGGATCGGGGCTGCCGAAGGCGGCCATGAGCGCCTGGCCGACCGGGTTGGGTTGCCGGCCGGAGGCACGGAGGCCGTCCTCTGTGTAGCCGCACAGCCCTTGGGCTCTGCCCTGGGCGCGCAGGATGGTGAAGGCGATGGTGCTCGCCTGCGCGGCGTTGGGGTCGTTGAGCATCGCGCGGGTGTCGCCGTCACGGAAATGGAGCCGTCCGTCGGGATCGATGAGGGCATAGATACCAGGCATGGCGAACTGTCCTCCTGTTCCAGGAGGTTTGGGCGCCAGTTCCAGGCGCGGCGACGTGCCCTCCCGTTCGCTGACCTCGACGTCGGTGTCGTCGGCTTTGGTCCAGGGCAGCTCGGCCTCGACGAGGGAGGCGTATCCGGTCTCGTGCGTCTCGGTCGCGGTCGGCCAGACTCAGCGGAGATCTGGGTCCAGGATCCACTCGAAGAGGTCGTCGAACTCGGCAGCGATCGGCTGGCCTCAGCCTACCCCTCAAGTCCACGACAGCCACGCCGGACGCCAGGTGATCAACCTGGCGGCATGTGCACGGACAAGGCCACGTAACGGTCAGTAGCACTCGCCGCCTTCAACAGCACCGGCCAAGAGGCAGCCTCGTCTCAGCTTCCGAGACACCATCGTCGCGGACACGCCCGCCGCCCCTGGGGACCAATTGGGGACCACACACTCCGCACGCCCGCGCACGATCTACCCAAACCCAACCCTGACACCCGTGATCGACGTGCACAACCTGGACAACGAGGTGTTTTGTGAGGCTCTCGCTGGACTGGGGGTCAAGGGGTCGCAGGTTCAAATCCTGTCGTCCCGACCAGCGTTTTCGCAGGTCGGAGGCCGTTTCCACCGAGAGGCGGGGACGGCCTTTTCGTTGTGTGCGTACCTGGTGGTCGCAGTGTGGTCGCGGCCCGCGGCGGCCACGTTGACCGACTCTCGCAATTCGCCTGGCCTGGAATCGGTTTGAGCTCGATCAGCTGGTTCCGGCACCCGGCCGCGTGATCGTCCTGTGGTCGCAACACCGCTCGGAGCACCACAGCAGGCGCCAGGATGGCGCGGTCGGCGCGGTCCAGCGTGTCGTCGATGGTGTCGACGGCCTGGCGGGCGGCCTGGGCGGTGAGGTGGGCGTAGATGTTCGCGGTCGTCGAGAGCGTGGCGTGGCGCAGGGTCTTGGAGACCACGGTGAGCGGCACGCCGTTGGTGATGGAGATCGTGGCGGCGAGGTGCCGCAGGTCGTGGATGGCGCAGCGGGGCACGTCGGCCTTGTCGCAGAGCCAGTAGAAGCGCCGCAGTACGTAGGCCGGGTGAAGCGGCCGACCGTCGGCGCGACTGAAGACAAATCCTCCGTGGTCCTCTCCCCCGTTGCCGACCAAGTCGCACAGGGAGGCGCGGTCTTCGAGGGCGCGGGCGACGCGGTCGGAGAGCGCAACCCAGGTCTTACTGCTGCGAGTCTTCGGACTGGTGAGGACCAGTCGGTTGTTGTCCACCGCCGAAAGGGTGCAGCGGACGAAGAGGATTTGCTCCCTCAAGTGGACATCTTCCCAGTGCAGTCCGAGTGCTTCGCCCTTGCGCAGGCCGGTCCCGATGATGACTTCGACGAGGTCGGCGAAGAGCGGGTCGAGCATGTGGCAGCAGCGCAGGAACCGGGCCGCCTCGTCCGGGGTCCAGATGCGGCGTTCCGCGGCGGCCGGCCTGGGGATGACGGTGGGGCGGGCAGGGTTGCGGGCGAGACGGTGGTGGCGGACGGCGTCGCCGAGCGCGCTAGAGAGGGTGGCCAGGATCTGGTGGACGGTGACCTTCCCGCGTCCGCGTTCGAGCTGGGTGTGGACGTAGCCAGCCAGGTGGGCGTAGCCGAGGTCGTCATGGAGCACGTCGCCCAACGCGGGGATGAGGTCGTTCCTGATGTAGTCGCGGTAGCGCGCCAAGGTCGT
This genomic interval from Streptacidiphilus rugosus AM-16 contains the following:
- a CDS encoding tyrosine-type recombinase/integrase: MDLPGTDRRTTVRRGGFPTEPAARAALRRLLEGTAVGFNADPNQTLADYLTAWLEAKQLRLKPTTLARYRDYIRNDLIPALGDVLHDDLGYAHLAGYVHTQLERGRGKVTVHQILATLSSALGDAVRHHRLARNPARPTVIPRPAAAERRIWTPDEAARFLRCCHMLDPLFADLVEVIIGTGLRKGEALGLHWEDVHLREQILFVRCTLSAVDNNRLVLTSPKTRSSKTWVALSDRVARALEDRASLCDLVGNGGEDHGGFVFSRADGRPLHPAYVLRRFYWLCDKADVPRCAIHDLRHLAATISITNGVPLTVVSKTLRHATLSTTANIYAHLTAQAARQAVDTIDDTLDRADRAILAPAVVLRAVLRPQDDHAAGCRNQLIELKPIPGQANCESRSTWPPRAATTLRPPGTHTTKRPSPPLGGNGLRPAKTLVGTTGFEPATP